The DNA window GATTTGAAGAAAAAGGTGTGATTTGGAGATGGGATGGATTGATAAGTGCAATAAGTATGTATACATTTTGTTATTGTGGTCATGCTATTTTCCCAACAATATGCAATTCCATGAAGGATAGGAGCCAATTTCCAAAGGTAATAATATCTTATTTTGATAAACATGTATTATTACTTCGGTTTCAATTTACGTGATACTGTTTGACTAGACATGTCATATTACAccaataatcatatatatatatatatatatatatatatatatatataaaacccCTAAGCCCGCCTACGTGGCACCACCAGAAACaaaaatttccttttaatttatttatttatttccaaaactagcatTTCCCTTTCATGagaagttgtgacttttatgaaaagttgtgacttttatgaagagttgcgacttttacaAAAGGTCGTGACCTTCCCAGAGCATCGTGACTTTTacgaaaggttgtgaccttccCGGAGCATcgtgacttttctaaagagttgtgacttttatgaagagttgcgacttttacaaaaggttgtgacctttccgaagcatcatgacttttccaaagtgttgtgacctttccgataagggaCAATAAGCATtcgttcacactaccctttattgtatataaatataaatagaggaatttcctctcattttaaaacaacgaaaattctgaatttcttcttcttctgcacaattaattattcgtgtactttgctcctgttgagtggcttactgacaccattgtttttgtatcaatacgtTGGTGAATAAAATCGTTCCATCCTGAGAGGATCTAATTCTTTAAACTTCAGGTATTAGAGGGGAATAGttttcttaaggggacactgtgcattcagtggactcaattttttcctttctatttctttttatttttacatattctGGTATGctttttttacagtcattaatttattcttatgatattaatttgttgtttttgagtacatgttttacactctattgtttatgtttctgcaaagttattgTCTCCGGTTATATTGAACATATACACATATAGTAGGTATATTTATTgtgtagaaaataattattgtactCAGTTCGaagaattcatgttttgatattatgtataaaattcTACAAATTAAAAGTACTATATATAAGCTtacatattatctatttttacatAGATTAATTTCTCACATATGTTTTCATGTTCAagcataatttcttttttgaatttgttaacaattttttgaactttttcctGAGACATATATCacaattgtataatatgtgcAACTTAAATGTGTTCTTTTTCTTACGAAATAcctttgtgtgtgtgtgtgtatgtatatatatattcttattttcttctttatttttcttttaatgttgattaaagaaccaatgatttattatttcctgaataattcattcattagaggttcttgagttatgtgataatatcaaataatcaaattcatGTTGAAATActgctaatatttttttaaaaacctattttttccattatttttaatgtatggATATTAGTAAAGGATTATTTGCAAGTTTAATGCAATTATTACTTATGACTGCGCGAAGCACGGGCATATTACCTAGTTATAAACATATTTTACTTGATCATCgtgtatataacttaatttttttttcttttttgtcaaacAGGTTTTATTTGTGTGCTTTATATTAAGCACCATTACTTATGGATCAATGGCAACTATGGGGTACTTAATGTATGGACAAAATTTAATGTCACAAATAACATTAAATCTCCCTATCGGGAAAATTAGTTCGAAAATCGCGATATATACGACACTCTTTAATCCAATAACAAAGTATGTTCTTGTTATCTCTCCAATTACAACGGCTATTGAAGATAAATTACCTTTACGAAAGAGTAAATATATCGTGAGCTACTTCATCAGAACATTTTTGGTCATCAGCACGGTCATTGTGGCGTTAACTGTTCCATTTTTTTGGATATGTCAGACATTTACGGGCGCACTTTTTGGCATTACCGTGTCGATATTGTTACCATGCCTATGCTACCTCAAGATCAAGAAGCCTTCATTTTTGGAAGTTGTGTTTATTTGGATGATTTTGGTTTTTGGTTCTTCAGTTGTCATATCTGGAGCTTACACTTCTTTGAAAAACATTATTAGTCATGTGTAGGGGCGACGAAAGAACAGTTTGGACATAATTTGGATGGATCAGAATGGACTGAATCAATGGATCGTTGCTCAATCTTGTCCTAAGTTTATTTGGACTCTAATGAGCTGACTCAAGATGGACAAACTAATAGTTGGTAGCCCAAACCGCTCAACTtgaccacttttttttttttgaaatatcaataaATAGTACAAACCAAATATTCCCAAACCAATCAAATATTGTGTGCACAAATTCAATTAGCGAATCAATTTACATAAATTCTATTTTCTGCTAAGCAAGTTAAATTCAAAGCCTAGTGACTTCACTGTTATATTGGGTAAAGTTCATTTACTTTAATGTGACAATCAATAATTTTGTGACTTTATTATCAAGGAACATACAAAAGAAAGGAAGCATTACAAaacattcaagaaaaaaaaatcttaacaacaacaaaataacgTTATAAAcctatatatgtaaaataaaaactacAGTACATACTAGTCCTCAATCACTAATCATAAGTTGTAATTGAAACTTTGTCATGAATCATGATACTAATTGAAATTCATGTCTAGTTATGTtcccttttcattcattcattcattcccAAGTTGTCACATTCTACTTACTTTTACAAACTACAAAACATTTCTACTTCGAGAATGCACATCTAGAAACCTCAACTTGTCATCACTGTGGCTCGTGAACACCCGACACTAACATGAACATATAGTATTGAAGGTGTGTAGATGATCGTTGGAGTGTTCAACTGACACAATAAAGACGAGTTAAGGTTTTTAGATGTACATCCTAAAAGTTGGAGTGTTTAGTTCTCAGATGAAGAGGTGTCTATCTCAGATCGACTCTTTAAGCTGTGGGCTGAACAATACTTTGATAAGCTCTAATGACGCAATATCTCCAAAACTGTCCATAAGCTTATCACATCTACTAATTATATAATTAGTTTCTCGAGCAAAGCACGAAAAATGATTTCTCTGCACCAACTTGCCATTCAGAAAATTCCACCCTAACCAATGTTAGAGATTTGAGATTCTGGAAGGTGACATCTTCCATGTTCTATTCTTTCCCCTCCTCGATGATTGCGTCTTCTAGACTTAGTTCTTGAAGGTTGGGTAGTCTAGCAATTTTTGACAATGAATCAGATGACAGAGCGAGCCATTGCAACCTCATTTTCTTCAAGCTCAAAGGGAAGCCGTGTGTATATTCATGGAATGAAtcccaagaagaagaagataaacgGAGTTGTTCAAATTCATCCAATCTTCTCTGCTGAACAATCTGGTAGTTGTTCGATATAGACTTCAAGGTTTTGAACATTAGGAAACCTTTTGAAAATATCCTCCGTGCCTTCTGAACCGGGAAGGTAGAGCTCATATAATTAATGTTCTCAAATTTTCTAACCTTAAACCCTCATCTAACACAGTTGGTTCGTTGATGTCCGGATCAAAGAGAGCACAACACTTCATCCGCACATCTCGTAGCTTTGAAAGACTCCAAAAACAAGGCGATAGTATCATGCATGATCCATTCAGGTTATCCACCACCAGAGTTTCTAGATTGCAGAGGTTTGAAAATGACGGTGGGAGAGCTTTAGCCTTCGTCCGAATGATTAAGTACTTCAAATGAACAAGCATACCGGTTTCATTCAGCAAAGAATCTGTCAATGTTATGCCGTTCAAATCCAAGCTTTTGAGAAGCCTCAAGTGTTTTAGGTGACTCTTGTAGGTAAGACAATCCTTAATCCCATCATACACCTTCAGAAAGAGGAGGTGTTTAAAGCgaaagaaaaatgtatatacaaatacaaatgaatatattttcatcccatacacttatgattatacaaatacgatcTACCCCAGCCCATTTTGCTTTTGTCTTTCCctttttctcgctttatacaaacacacattatacaattgatcttttgtatatgtatatcaaagCAGATTacacaactgctttcttttgtatatacatagagaaatatacatatttatgtttgctatggcgtgcaattatgcaaactatagttatagcatacaaaaataatttttatatttgttatatatGAAAGTTGCTCTAATAATAAAGGTCAAACGTGCAAGGCACGTTATTAGAACTAGTGTGACATAAATTTAAAGGTTTCAATGGAATTATAATTATGAAAAAACATGGTTTACGATTGTTTCCTTTAAAATATTAGGCAAAAGTCTTATATAAACAAACATTTAAGGGATGACTTTCAAATTGAACTTCTACGCCTAATAGGATTTCTATAGGACATCGACTCTCAACAAATTCTACAGCTAAAACTAATTTCACAACAATTCTACAAGGATTCttcatataaaatatgaaaaaaataaaataatgtaaatataagtaacaaatatattttattattattttttaagttaattgGATTGATATTACACATGTTTCTATAGATAAGTTAGgcctatataaattttatataataataaaggtTAAACGTGCAAGGCACGTTCTTAGAACTAGTGTGACATAAATTCAAAGATTTCAATGGCATTATAGGTATGTAAAAAAGTGGTTTACGATTGTTTCCTTTAAACTATTAGGCAAAAGTCTCATATAAACAAACATTTAAGGCATGACTTTCAAATTGAACTTCTACGCCTAATAGGATTTCTATTCCAAAGTGCAATAGGACATCAACTCTCAACAAATTCTACAGCTAAAACTAATTTCACAACAATTCTACAAGGATTcttcatttaaaatatgaaaaaaaaaatgtaaatataagtaacaaataaatatatatatatatatatatatatataagttaattgGGTTGATATTACACATGTTTCTATACATAAGTTAggcatatataaattttatataataataaaggtCAAACGTGCAAGACACGTTCTTAGAACTAGTGTGACATAAATTCAAAGGTTTCAATGGCATTATAGTTATGAAAAAACGTGGTTTACGATTGTTTCCTTTAAAATATTAGGCAAAAGTCTTATATAAACAAACATTTAAGGCATGACTTTCAAATTGAACTTCTACGCCTAATAGGATTTCTATCCCAAAGTGCAATAGGACATCGACTCTCAACAAATTCTACAGCTAAAACTAATTTCACAACAATTCTACAAGGATTcttcatttaaaatatgaaaataaaataaaataatgtacatataagtaacaaatatatatatatatatatatatatatatatatatacaaacagCTAAGGCATTACTTTCAAATTGAACTTCTACGCCTAATAGGATTTCTA is part of the Solanum stenotomum isolate F172 chromosome 8, ASM1918654v1, whole genome shotgun sequence genome and encodes:
- the LOC125873524 gene encoding amino acid transporter AVT1I-like, with the translated sequence MVELYFVAIEILILEGDNLRNLFPNAKIHVGCVKIVAREVFFLLVAIVILPTTWLKSLSLLAYVSIGGVLASIVLVFSIFWIGAIDGIGFEEKGVIWRWDGLISAISMYTFCYCGHAIFPTICNSMKDRSQFPKVLFVCFILSTITYGSMATMGYLMYGQNLMSQITLNLPIGKISSKIAIYTTLFNPITKYVLVISPITTAIEDKLPLRKSKYIVSYFIRTFLVISTVIVALTVPFFWICQTFTGALFGITVSILLPCLCYLKIKKPSFLEVVFIWMILVFGSSVVISGAYTSLKNIISHV